Proteins encoded within one genomic window of Sphingomonas sp. NBWT7:
- a CDS encoding ferritin-like domain-containing protein produces MPATEKMLDALDARVQRRSPRRDFFRMALAGAAVGVGGLALTSPALAQSAPSESDVLNFALNLEYLEAQFYSFAANGTGLPADQLTGTQTQGAVSGARKANLTDPAVIQYAREIAGDEVAHVGSLRRVLSTAAVSQPAIDLSPAVFTAAATAAGIDLSATGGVFDPYANDDSFLIAAYIFEDVGVTAYKGGSPLLSNPDIVDAAAGLLAAEAFHAGIIRGALYRRGVAVPTLRSNADKISDARDTLDGTATASGPPQRVADDDQGISPVQTQFGTTSNFVPTDDNGIVFSRTAEQVHNIAYLTRAQATSGGFFPNGTNNPNAALRRSGAN; encoded by the coding sequence ATGCCCGCTACAGAGAAGATGTTGGACGCGCTCGACGCGCGCGTTCAACGGCGATCGCCGAGACGAGACTTCTTTCGGATGGCGCTTGCCGGGGCGGCCGTCGGCGTCGGCGGGCTCGCGCTGACCAGCCCAGCGCTAGCACAGTCGGCGCCGAGCGAATCGGACGTCCTGAACTTCGCGCTCAACCTCGAATATCTCGAGGCGCAATTCTACAGCTTCGCCGCAAACGGCACCGGCCTTCCTGCCGATCAGCTGACGGGCACGCAAACGCAGGGCGCGGTGTCGGGCGCGCGCAAGGCGAACCTCACCGATCCAGCGGTGATCCAATATGCGCGCGAGATCGCGGGCGACGAGGTTGCTCACGTCGGCTCGCTCCGCCGCGTACTGTCGACGGCGGCGGTGTCGCAGCCGGCAATCGACCTGTCGCCGGCGGTGTTCACCGCAGCGGCGACGGCGGCGGGCATCGACCTGTCAGCAACGGGCGGCGTGTTCGACCCTTACGCCAATGACGACAGCTTCCTGATCGCAGCCTATATCTTCGAGGATGTCGGCGTGACCGCGTACAAGGGCGGTTCGCCGCTGCTCAGCAATCCCGACATCGTCGATGCGGCGGCCGGGCTGCTCGCGGCGGAAGCGTTCCACGCCGGCATCATCCGCGGCGCGCTGTACCGGCGCGGCGTGGCGGTACCCACGCTGCGCAGCAATGCCGACAAGATCTCCGACGCGCGCGACACGCTGGACGGCACGGCGACCGCCTCCGGCCCGCCGCAGCGCGTGGCGGACGACGACCAGGGCATCTCGCCGGTGCAGACGCAGTTCGGCACGACATCGAACTTCGTGCCGACCGACGACAATGGCATCGTCTTCAGCCGGACGGCGGAACAGGTGCACAACATCGCCTATCTGACGCGTGCGCAGGCCACCTCGGGCGGCTTCTTCCCCAACGGCACCAACAATCCGAACGCGGCGCTTCGTCGCTCCGGCGCGAACTGA
- a CDS encoding molybdopterin-dependent oxidoreductase, whose amino-acid sequence MDRLDFDVAQMVTRRRLLAAGVAGGGAMLAARALGADVDLRLPGGPSKRAMTSDFPQKGAMILQRARPALLETPMEVFQQSLFTPNDRFFVRWHWGDLPTSIDVETYRIRVGGHVARPLSIPLAQLLRMPRIELAAVNQCSGNSRGLFEPRVPGAQWGHGAMGNAKWMGVPLRHVLDLAGVRPGAVAVRVGGMDKPLVAGAPDFEKALAIDHARDGEVMLAFAMNGEQLPLLNGFPVRLIVPGWFSTYWMKALDTIEVLPAPDDRYWMAKAYKIPTAPRANVAPGSKDFPTTPISRMIPRSWITSVADGATYGYDPVLPIEGIAMGGDAGVARVDISATGGRTWEPATLGREDDRYGFRRFTARVGVPRPGRVKVMARCTNTRGETQPMAANWNPGGYMRNCVEPVVVRLT is encoded by the coding sequence ATGGATCGGCTTGATTTCGACGTGGCGCAGATGGTGACGCGGCGCCGGCTGCTGGCCGCGGGCGTCGCCGGCGGCGGGGCGATGCTGGCGGCGCGCGCACTGGGCGCCGACGTCGACCTGCGGCTGCCCGGTGGGCCGTCCAAACGCGCGATGACGAGCGATTTCCCGCAGAAGGGCGCGATGATCCTGCAACGCGCGCGGCCGGCGCTGCTCGAGACGCCGATGGAGGTGTTCCAGCAGTCGCTCTTCACCCCGAACGACCGCTTCTTCGTGCGCTGGCACTGGGGCGATCTGCCGACCAGCATCGATGTGGAAACGTATCGCATCCGCGTCGGCGGGCATGTCGCGCGGCCGCTGTCGATTCCGCTCGCGCAGCTGCTGCGCATGCCGCGGATCGAGCTTGCGGCGGTGAACCAGTGTTCGGGCAATTCGCGCGGGCTGTTCGAGCCGCGCGTGCCCGGCGCGCAATGGGGCCACGGTGCGATGGGCAACGCCAAGTGGATGGGCGTGCCGCTGCGTCACGTGCTCGATCTCGCCGGCGTGCGCCCGGGCGCCGTCGCGGTGCGCGTCGGCGGGATGGACAAGCCGCTGGTCGCGGGGGCGCCCGATTTCGAGAAGGCGCTCGCGATCGATCACGCGCGCGACGGCGAGGTGATGTTGGCGTTCGCGATGAACGGCGAGCAGCTGCCGCTGCTCAACGGCTTTCCCGTACGCCTCATCGTGCCGGGCTGGTTTTCTACATATTGGATGAAGGCGCTCGACACGATCGAGGTGCTGCCCGCGCCGGACGATCGGTACTGGATGGCGAAGGCGTACAAGATTCCCACCGCCCCGCGCGCCAATGTGGCGCCGGGATCGAAGGACTTTCCGACCACGCCGATCAGCCGCATGATCCCGCGATCGTGGATCACCAGCGTCGCCGACGGCGCGACCTATGGCTATGATCCCGTGCTGCCGATCGAGGGGATCGCAATGGGCGGCGACGCGGGCGTCGCGCGCGTCGACATATCGGCGACGGGCGGGCGGACGTGGGAGCCGGCGACGCTGGGGCGCGAGGACGATCGCTACGGCTTCCGACGCTTCACCGCACGGGTGGGCGTGCCACGCCCGGGCCGCGTCAAGGTGATGGCGCGATGCACCAACACACGTGGGGAAACGCAGCCGATGGCGGCGAACTGGAACCCGGGCGGCTATATGCGCAATTGCGTCGAGCCCGTTGTCGTGAGGCTGACGTGA
- a CDS encoding TonB-dependent receptor gives MTGFTSKAVLLTATCGLALFAQVASAQAMSPEGQTVEPVTEKQQDAPAPGVAAEAPATEDVGSGDIVVTAQKRSERLQDVPLAVSVIGGDALTATGAPGLDGAVALVPSLNFQKSGTTLNQSLFLRGVGTTTFSIAGEPSVSSVVDGVVFARTGEAFSDLVDIERMEVLRGPQGTLFGRNASAGVVNIVTKQPTRDFGGYVEGSYFTGGDEARIRGALNVPLGENLLSRFTGFYSRYDGNIRNDAFGGRRVNGYEHFGGRVQLKWTPSDTTTIALIGDYHKNDDDCCAEVIGTGPLTGAGVGFTSPISGVLPTPRGDETRRINQNLITRTKEEGYGASLQIDTELGTQTVTSITAYREYKNTEIRDGDFLAAPYAGFTQLHDLGPQTGDTFSQELRLTSPSRQFVSYVLGLYYSRAESERTFSRSVLSCNAIVATPNALVPCGSANATPTTNPFGTATFGSVFTNMAAFGQFTVNFTDRFRFIGGARYTADQLEVSHIRRTTLAGPGVNANFDQGVFDRYNQLLAAGVAPGAAQTQAVLASNGVAWRGKTTNDNWSGKASLQFDISRDIVAYGGWTRGYKGPAFNVFYNLNANGTNVIAPETSDSYEVGLKNTLFDGVLTLNLAAFYAKYDNFQANNPDLVAGVVVTRFTNAGEVSTRGIEADLVLRPIDDLSISGGIAYTDAKVDQFFVAPGAAATAVIPSGTSLPFAPKWKGSLGVDYRVRTGGAFDVYLGANGNYQSKQLALFSPDAVQRRLGTIDGYGLVNLSAGVGDQDDRFRLTFQVRNLFDQSYAAAIQNGGPAGSYRYQIPRDADRYYGVTGRVNF, from the coding sequence ATGACGGGTTTCACTTCAAAGGCGGTCTTGTTGACCGCCACGTGCGGTCTCGCACTGTTTGCGCAGGTCGCCAGCGCGCAGGCCATGTCGCCCGAGGGGCAGACGGTCGAGCCGGTGACCGAGAAGCAGCAGGATGCGCCGGCCCCCGGCGTCGCGGCTGAAGCACCCGCGACCGAGGATGTCGGCAGCGGCGACATCGTCGTCACCGCGCAGAAGCGCAGCGAGCGTCTGCAGGACGTGCCGCTCGCCGTCTCCGTGATCGGCGGCGACGCGCTCACCGCCACCGGCGCGCCGGGGCTCGACGGCGCGGTCGCGCTCGTTCCCTCGCTCAACTTTCAGAAGTCGGGCACCACGCTCAACCAATCGCTGTTCCTGCGCGGCGTCGGCACGACGACCTTCTCGATCGCGGGCGAGCCGTCGGTATCGTCGGTCGTCGACGGCGTCGTCTTCGCGCGTACCGGCGAGGCGTTCAGCGACCTCGTCGATATCGAGCGGATGGAAGTGCTGCGCGGCCCGCAGGGCACGCTGTTCGGCCGCAACGCGTCGGCCGGCGTCGTCAACATCGTCACCAAGCAGCCGACGCGCGATTTCGGCGGCTATGTCGAGGGCAGCTACTTCACCGGCGGTGACGAGGCGCGCATCCGCGGCGCGCTCAACGTGCCGCTCGGCGAGAACCTGCTCTCGCGCTTCACCGGCTTCTACAGCCGCTATGACGGCAACATCCGCAACGACGCCTTCGGTGGCCGCCGCGTCAACGGCTACGAGCATTTCGGCGGCCGCGTGCAGCTCAAGTGGACGCCGAGTGACACGACCACGATTGCGTTGATCGGCGATTATCACAAGAACGACGACGATTGCTGCGCCGAGGTGATCGGCACCGGCCCGCTGACCGGCGCGGGTGTCGGCTTCACCAGCCCCATCTCGGGCGTGCTGCCGACGCCGCGCGGCGACGAGACCCGCCGCATCAACCAGAACCTCATCACCCGCACCAAGGAGGAGGGCTACGGCGCGTCGCTGCAGATCGATACCGAGCTCGGCACGCAGACCGTCACCAGTATCACCGCTTATCGCGAATACAAGAACACCGAGATCCGGGACGGCGATTTCCTCGCCGCGCCTTATGCCGGCTTCACCCAGCTGCATGATCTCGGGCCGCAGACGGGCGACACGTTCAGCCAGGAGCTGCGCCTGACGTCGCCGTCGCGCCAGTTCGTCTCCTACGTCCTCGGCCTCTATTACTCGCGCGCCGAATCGGAGCGGACCTTCTCGCGCTCGGTCTTGAGCTGCAACGCGATCGTCGCGACGCCCAACGCGCTGGTGCCGTGCGGCAGCGCCAATGCGACGCCGACGACCAACCCGTTCGGCACTGCCACCTTCGGTTCGGTGTTCACCAACATGGCGGCGTTCGGCCAGTTCACGGTGAACTTCACCGATCGCTTCCGCTTCATCGGCGGCGCGCGCTACACCGCCGATCAGCTCGAAGTGTCGCACATCCGCCGCACCACGCTGGCGGGCCCGGGCGTCAACGCGAACTTCGACCAGGGCGTGTTCGATCGCTACAACCAGCTGCTCGCCGCCGGTGTCGCGCCTGGTGCGGCACAGACGCAGGCGGTGCTCGCCTCGAACGGCGTGGCGTGGCGCGGCAAGACGACCAACGACAATTGGTCGGGCAAGGCCTCGCTGCAGTTCGACATCAGCCGCGACATCGTCGCCTACGGTGGCTGGACGCGCGGCTACAAGGGCCCGGCGTTCAACGTCTTCTACAATCTGAACGCCAACGGCACCAACGTGATCGCGCCGGAAACCTCGGACAGCTACGAGGTCGGCCTCAAGAACACACTGTTCGACGGCGTGCTGACGCTCAACCTCGCCGCCTTTTACGCCAAGTACGACAATTTCCAGGCCAACAACCCGGATCTCGTCGCGGGCGTGGTGGTGACGCGCTTCACCAACGCGGGTGAGGTGTCGACGCGCGGCATTGAGGCGGATCTCGTGCTGCGTCCGATCGACGATCTGTCGATCTCGGGCGGCATCGCGTACACCGATGCCAAGGTCGACCAGTTCTTCGTCGCGCCCGGCGCGGCGGCGACGGCGGTGATTCCGTCGGGCACCTCCTTGCCCTTTGCGCCGAAGTGGAAGGGTTCGCTCGGCGTCGACTATCGCGTGCGCACCGGCGGTGCGTTCGACGTCTATCTCGGCGCCAACGGCAATTATCAGTCGAAGCAGCTCGCGCTGTTCTCGCCTGATGCCGTTCAGCGTCGTCTTGGCACGATCGACGGCTACGGCCTCGTCAATCTGTCCGCCGGCGTCGGTGATCAGGACGATCGTTTCCGCCTGACTTTCCAGGTGCGAAACCTGTTCGACCAGAGCTATGCCGCGGCGATCCAGAACGGCGGCCCGGCCGGCTCGTACCGCTACCAGATCCCGCGCGACGCCGATCGCTACTACGGCGTCACCGGTCGCGTGAACTTCTGA
- a CDS encoding MFS transporter: MVQGIGNTRRLLIVALAFTAIMLNYVDRQIIALLKPMLQTEFGWSDRDYSHMASAFQFSAAVAFLGTGWFIDRIGLRRGFAIGVGAWSLAGMAHAFVGSVGGFVGVRAALGAAESIGTPAQVKTAATYFPPEQRSLMLGVGNMASNFGAVVAPLTIPALALALGWRAAFLIAGGLGLVWVVAWLLVTPRSSATPGEAGAAAGDRGASVPWSALLRDRRQWAVIAAKALSDQVWWFLLFFMPDLFHRMFGMSQGSLGVPIAMIYFLAALGSLSGGILPTYLLRRGVDVNRARKGSMLLYACLILPVPLVLLTGDPWVAAGLLGLGLFAHQGFSTNVFAMTADIFPSRMIGTAIGIGAFAGNLSGMGMIELAGWSLDNGHGYTPMLLICGGSYLVALLLIHLLVPRLVVAEPGVAKAAPVGH, from the coding sequence ATGGTTCAGGGCATCGGCAATACGCGCCGGTTGTTGATCGTGGCGCTGGCCTTCACCGCGATCATGCTCAACTACGTTGATCGGCAGATCATCGCGCTGTTGAAGCCGATGCTGCAGACCGAGTTCGGCTGGAGCGATCGCGACTACAGCCACATGGCCTCCGCCTTCCAATTTTCCGCCGCGGTCGCGTTTCTCGGCACCGGCTGGTTCATCGATCGGATCGGTCTTCGCCGCGGGTTCGCGATCGGCGTCGGTGCGTGGAGCCTCGCGGGCATGGCGCACGCGTTCGTCGGCAGCGTCGGCGGGTTCGTCGGCGTGCGGGCGGCGCTGGGGGCGGCCGAATCGATTGGAACCCCGGCGCAGGTGAAGACTGCCGCGACCTATTTCCCGCCCGAGCAGCGCTCGCTGATGCTCGGCGTCGGCAACATGGCGTCGAACTTCGGCGCGGTGGTGGCACCGCTCACGATCCCGGCGCTCGCGCTGGCGCTCGGCTGGCGCGCGGCGTTCCTGATCGCCGGCGGGCTCGGGCTGGTGTGGGTCGTCGCGTGGCTCTTGGTGACGCCGCGCTCGTCGGCGACGCCGGGCGAGGCAGGCGCCGCGGCGGGCGATCGCGGCGCGTCGGTGCCGTGGTCGGCGCTGCTGCGCGACCGGCGGCAGTGGGCGGTGATCGCAGCCAAGGCGCTGAGCGACCAGGTGTGGTGGTTCCTGCTGTTCTTCATGCCCGACCTGTTCCACCGTATGTTCGGAATGAGCCAGGGCAGCCTGGGCGTGCCGATCGCGATGATTTATTTCCTTGCCGCGCTGGGCAGCCTCAGCGGCGGCATCCTCCCGACGTACCTGCTGCGGCGCGGGGTGGACGTGAACCGCGCCCGCAAGGGATCGATGCTGCTCTACGCCTGCCTGATCCTGCCGGTGCCGCTGGTGCTGCTGACGGGCGATCCGTGGGTGGCAGCGGGGCTGCTCGGGCTCGGGCTGTTCGCGCACCAGGGCTTCTCGACCAACGTGTTCGCGATGACGGCGGATATCTTCCCGTCGCGGATGATCGGGACGGCGATCGGGATCGGCGCGTTCGCGGGCAACCTGTCGGGCATGGGGATGATCGAGCTCGCCGGTTGGTCGCTCGACAATGGCCACGGTTACACGCCGATGCTGCTGATCTGCGGCGGATCGTATCTCGTCGCACTGCTGCTGATCCACCTGTTGGTGCCGCGCCTGGTGGTGGCGGAGCCGGGCGTGGCCAAGGCGGCACCCGTCGGGCATTGA
- a CDS encoding DeoR/GlpR family DNA-binding transcription regulator: protein MQQAADVVATRHRMILEAARHTGSVSVDTLAETLGVTPQTIRKDLNVLAKRSMLSRVHGGAVVTSGVGNLRYAERRLVAAETKDAIGAAAAALVPDGSSLFLTIGSTTEAIARHLTGHRELMVITNNLNVVEILADCPGIEVIAAGGRVRPGDRAVVGALAMDFIRSFRVDYALIGASAIEADGTFLDFDVDEVRVSQTIIAQARKVILTLDSSKLGRPAPVRIGGLDDIDYLVSDDMDDGLRAACDAAAVTMVHVVGD, encoded by the coding sequence ATGCAGCAGGCCGCCGACGTCGTGGCGACGCGCCACCGGATGATCCTGGAGGCGGCGCGGCATACCGGCAGCGTGTCGGTCGATACGCTCGCCGAGACGCTGGGGGTGACGCCGCAGACGATCCGCAAGGATCTGAACGTCCTCGCCAAACGGTCGATGCTGTCGCGCGTCCACGGCGGCGCGGTGGTTACGTCGGGTGTCGGCAACCTGCGCTACGCGGAGCGGCGACTGGTCGCAGCGGAAACGAAGGACGCGATCGGCGCCGCGGCCGCCGCGCTGGTGCCCGACGGATCGAGCCTGTTCCTCACCATCGGATCGACCACCGAGGCGATCGCGCGCCACCTGACCGGGCATCGCGAACTGATGGTGATCACCAACAACCTCAACGTCGTCGAGATTCTGGCCGACTGCCCCGGGATCGAGGTGATCGCCGCCGGCGGGCGCGTGCGGCCGGGCGACCGCGCGGTGGTCGGCGCGCTGGCGATGGATTTCATCCGCAGCTTCCGCGTCGATTACGCGCTGATCGGCGCGTCGGCGATCGAGGCCGACGGCACCTTTCTCGATTTCGACGTCGACGAGGTTCGCGTGTCGCAGACGATCATCGCGCAAGCGCGCAAGGTGATCCTGACGCTCGATTCGTCGAAGCTCGGCCGACCGGCGCCGGTGCGGATCGGCGGGCTGGACGACATCGATTATCTGGTGAGCGACGATATGGACGACGGCCTGCGCGCCGCGTGCGACGCGGCGGCAGTGACGATGGTGCACGTCGTGGGCGACTGA
- a CDS encoding ferritin-like domain-containing protein, with translation MTDTIEFLDLMERAEHQRRARRSFIRLCGGAAAMTGGLSLLAACDEDSTLIPDPVPSPTPTPGPAPAVTEVDVLNFALQLEYLEGNYYSYAVSGRGIPDNLQSGQGTQGAVITGSGEGAARAVNFTDNVVREYAREIAVDELGHIGFLRTTLGSSASAQAALNISGSASVTIGSATAVGAFTAAARAAGVIGANEIFDPYANDENFLIGSYLLTDVGVTAYRGSARLITNKVFLEASAGILATECYHDGVIRSELWRRGLTVPSIYSRITQISNARDALDGTSDTDQDIGNAATANLVPTDSGGLVLGRTAPQVLNVVYQNRAAVAAGGFFPNGVNGTIRTSAANA, from the coding sequence ATGACCGATACGATCGAATTCCTCGACCTGATGGAACGCGCAGAGCACCAGCGACGCGCTCGGCGCAGCTTCATCCGGCTGTGCGGCGGCGCGGCGGCGATGACGGGCGGCCTCTCGCTGCTCGCCGCATGCGACGAGGACAGCACGCTGATCCCCGACCCGGTGCCCTCCCCCACTCCGACCCCGGGGCCCGCCCCCGCGGTAACCGAGGTGGACGTGCTGAACTTCGCGCTTCAGCTCGAGTATCTGGAAGGCAATTATTATTCCTACGCCGTCTCCGGCCGCGGGATCCCGGACAATCTGCAATCCGGACAGGGTACGCAGGGCGCGGTGATCACCGGCAGCGGCGAAGGCGCCGCGCGCGCGGTGAACTTCACCGATAACGTGGTGCGCGAATATGCGCGTGAGATCGCAGTCGACGAGCTTGGCCATATCGGCTTCCTGCGCACCACGCTGGGCAGTTCGGCGTCGGCGCAGGCGGCGCTCAACATCTCGGGCAGCGCGAGCGTAACCATCGGCAGTGCCACCGCCGTGGGCGCCTTCACTGCGGCGGCGCGCGCCGCCGGCGTGATCGGCGCGAACGAGATCTTCGATCCTTATGCCAATGACGAGAACTTCCTGATCGGATCGTACCTCCTGACCGACGTCGGCGTCACGGCCTATCGTGGGTCGGCGCGGCTCATCACCAACAAGGTGTTTCTGGAAGCATCCGCAGGGATCCTGGCGACCGAATGCTATCACGACGGCGTCATCCGGTCCGAGCTGTGGCGGCGCGGGCTGACGGTGCCGAGCATCTACAGCCGCATTACGCAGATCTCCAACGCGCGCGATGCACTGGACGGAACGAGTGACACCGATCAGGACATCGGCAACGCGGCGACGGCGAACCTCGTGCCGACCGATAGCGGCGGGCTGGTGCTTGGCCGCACCGCGCCGCAGGTGCTCAACGTCGTATACCAGAACCGCGCCGCGGTGGCGGCGGGCGGGTTCTTCCCCAATGGGGTGAACGGCACGATCCGGACGAGCGCCGCCAACGCTTGA
- a CDS encoding LacI family DNA-binding transcriptional regulator translates to MSTAAPDPVRPTIRDVARIAGVSIKTVSRVINDQQYVSADKRERVREVMREIGFQPSQAARALAGHRSHQIALICDNPNPWYVYEIQLGVRERCQRDKIRMIAQPYDRASPTLLEDIVALLDQAHPDGLVLAPPACDDARVLGELARRGIPFVRLQPGVRIDEAPAVLIDNERAAFDMTTHLLDLGHRRIGFVVGDRSFAASAQRLAGYIRALGEHAVAVDLDLIRQGQFDVASGEAAADVLLSLPQPPTAIFASSDDMAAGVLAAAHRRGVRVPDALSVAGFDDGPTATIVWPALTTVRQPVRALADAATDLLLAPPEDGAPTQRRLAHEVVTRASSAAPPVAQTTE, encoded by the coding sequence ATGAGCACCGCCGCGCCCGACCCTGTCCGCCCGACGATCCGCGACGTTGCGCGGATCGCGGGCGTTTCGATCAAGACCGTCTCGCGCGTCATCAACGACCAGCAATATGTCAGCGCGGACAAGCGCGAACGCGTGCGCGAGGTGATGCGCGAGATCGGGTTCCAACCGAGCCAGGCGGCGCGCGCGCTCGCCGGGCACCGATCGCACCAGATCGCGCTGATCTGCGACAATCCCAACCCCTGGTACGTCTACGAGATTCAGCTGGGCGTGCGCGAACGCTGCCAGCGCGACAAGATCCGCATGATCGCGCAGCCGTACGACCGTGCGTCACCGACGCTGCTCGAGGATATCGTCGCGCTGCTCGATCAGGCGCATCCCGACGGGCTCGTGCTCGCGCCGCCGGCGTGCGACGACGCGCGCGTGCTGGGCGAGCTCGCGCGGCGCGGCATCCCCTTCGTGCGGCTGCAGCCCGGCGTACGGATCGACGAGGCGCCGGCGGTGCTGATCGACAACGAGCGCGCGGCATTCGACATGACGACGCATCTGCTTGATCTGGGGCATCGTCGGATCGGCTTCGTCGTCGGCGATCGTAGCTTCGCCGCGTCGGCACAGCGACTGGCGGGATATATCCGGGCGCTGGGCGAGCATGCGGTGGCGGTCGACCTCGACCTGATCCGGCAGGGGCAGTTCGACGTCGCCTCGGGCGAGGCGGCGGCGGACGTGCTGCTCTCGCTGCCACAGCCACCGACCGCGATCTTCGCGTCGAGCGACGATATGGCGGCGGGCGTGCTCGCCGCCGCGCACCGCCGCGGCGTGCGCGTGCCCGACGCGCTCTCCGTCGCAGGGTTCGACGACGGGCCGACCGCGACGATCGTCTGGCCCGCACTGACCACGGTGCGCCAGCCGGTGCGCGCGCTGGCCGACGCAGCGACCGATTTGCTGCTTGCGCCGCCGGAGGATGGCGCGCCGACGCAGCGCAGGCTGGCGCACGAGGTCGTCACACGCGCGTCATCCGCTGCGCCGCCGGTTGCGCAAACGACCGAATGA
- a CDS encoding glycerol-3-phosphate dehydrogenase, translating into MVTGTAADAVDLLIVGGGINGAGIARDAAGRGLSVLLVEQDDLASHTSSASTKLIHGGLRYLEYGEFRLVREALIERERLLNMAPHIIWPLEFVLPQNQSPRPAWMVRLGLFLYDHLGGREKLPGTRTVNLAQSPVGAGLDPRAGKAFIYSDCWVEDSRLVVLNAIDAAARGAAIETRTRLVDAKRIDGGWKGTLEGPEGRREVHVKVLVNAAGPWVADVLGRVPDSRTDRGVKLVKGSHIVVPKLYDGAHAFMLQNPDRRIVFAIPYEGEYTLVGTTDEVWSEKPGKAAISAGETAYLLDTIGRYFDTKVAERDIRWSYAGIRPLYDDKSSNASAVTRDYVLDLDAGENRAPMLSIFGGKITTYRKLAEHAMKELARFFPQASGAWTAGAVLPGGDMPDADFDRFLAQLIAERPALPPALLRRLARAYGTRTDRLLGAAQTVAELGQNFGGDLYRAEVDYLVAHEWARSAEDILYRRSKLGLHTPAGTAEALDEYLAVSPPVPVAVAG; encoded by the coding sequence ATGGTGACGGGCACGGCGGCGGATGCGGTCGACCTCTTGATCGTCGGCGGTGGGATCAACGGCGCGGGGATCGCGCGCGACGCAGCGGGGCGCGGGCTCAGCGTCCTGTTGGTCGAGCAGGACGATCTGGCCAGCCATACCTCGTCGGCATCGACCAAGCTGATCCACGGCGGGCTGCGCTACCTGGAATATGGCGAGTTCCGGCTGGTGCGCGAGGCGCTGATCGAGCGCGAGCGGCTGCTGAATATGGCGCCGCACATCATCTGGCCGCTCGAATTCGTGCTGCCGCAGAACCAGTCGCCGCGCCCGGCGTGGATGGTGCGGCTGGGGCTGTTCCTCTACGATCACCTCGGCGGGCGCGAGAAGCTGCCAGGCACGCGTACGGTGAACCTCGCGCAGTCGCCGGTCGGCGCCGGGCTCGATCCGCGCGCGGGCAAGGCGTTCATCTATTCGGATTGCTGGGTGGAGGACAGCCGGCTGGTCGTGCTCAACGCGATCGATGCCGCCGCGCGCGGCGCGGCGATCGAGACGCGGACGCGGCTGGTGGATGCAAAGCGCATCGATGGGGGCTGGAAGGGGACTTTGGAGGGGCCCGAGGGGCGCCGCGAGGTGCACGTGAAGGTACTCGTCAACGCCGCGGGGCCATGGGTCGCCGATGTCCTCGGCCGCGTGCCCGACTCGCGGACCGACCGCGGCGTGAAGCTGGTGAAGGGCAGCCACATCGTCGTGCCGAAGCTGTACGACGGCGCGCACGCCTTCATGCTGCAGAACCCCGACCGCCGCATCGTCTTCGCGATCCCCTATGAGGGTGAGTATACGCTGGTCGGCACGACCGACGAGGTGTGGAGCGAGAAGCCGGGCAAGGCAGCGATCAGCGCGGGCGAGACGGCGTATCTGCTAGATACGATCGGACGCTATTTCGATACGAAGGTCGCCGAGCGCGACATCCGCTGGAGCTATGCGGGCATCCGCCCGCTGTACGACGACAAATCGTCCAACGCCTCCGCCGTCACTCGCGACTATGTGCTCGATCTAGACGCTGGCGAGAACCGCGCGCCGATGCTGAGCATCTTCGGCGGCAAGATCACGACGTACCGCAAGCTCGCCGAGCATGCGATGAAGGAACTCGCGCGTTTCTTCCCGCAGGCGAGCGGGGCGTGGACGGCGGGCGCGGTGCTGCCCGGCGGCGACATGCCGGATGCTGATTTCGACCGCTTCCTGGCGCAGCTGATCGCCGAGCGCCCCGCCCTGCCCCCCGCGCTGCTGCGCCGGCTGGCGCGCGCCTATGGCACGCGTACCGATCGCTTGCTCGGCGCGGCACAGACGGTCGCCGAGCTGGGCCAGAACTTCGGCGGCGACCTGTACCGGGCGGAGGTCGATTACCTCGTCGCGCACGAGTGGGCGCGCTCCGCCGAGGATATTCTGTACCGGCGCAGCAAGCTGGGGCTGCATACGCCGGCCGGCACCGCTGAGGCGCTCGACGAATATCTCGCGGTGTCGCCGCCGGTGCCGGTCGCCGTCGCCGGCTGA